One Bosea sp. 124 genomic window, GCGTAGCGGCGGCTGGCGCGCTTGTGCCCGAACCAGGACAGCTCCCGGTCGCCGACATCGACATGCACGATGCCATTCGGGTAGGAGCCGACGCCGCCGGTTGCGTCGAGCGTCTTGGCCACGGCGACCGCCTTGCGGGCGGAGGTGGCGAGCGGCCGGAAGTCGATCGCCTTGCCGCGATAGTGCTGGGAGTGCCGGGCATGGCGTCCGCCGCAGGTCGAGGTGATCTGGATGGCACCGATCCTGTCGGTCAGTTCCTTGATCATGGCGACCGTGTCGGGCTTGAGACAGCCCAGCCCCCTGACCTGGGGCTGGAAGGACACCTGCTTGATCGCCGAGTCTGCATGGGCAAACACAGGCAGGGCGACCGTCAAGATCAACGCCACAACAATACTACGCATTACTTACCTAACGACATCATGTGAATGGAAGGCTACAGCCACCATCACATGGTCTGGCTGTGCGGTTCACGCGAGCCATTAGATTATCCAGAGGACCAAAACAAGGCACGCCGCAATCAAATGAGCTGCAACTATATCCACGCAGCTAGGCGTTCGAGATATCCATATTTGCAATTCGGCAAAACGGCGGGAAAATACGCCCTCTCTCGACCTTGTCTTAATTTTATGTCGCGAATTACTGTCCTATCGTCTCCATTTTCGGCATTTATCCGCCTCGATGACAAAACGACATTCGGCCTTTGCAGGCATCATCTTTTCCGCCCGCGATCGATTGCAGACAGGCAGACGACCCGGCGCCACGGCGGCGCCGGGCAGCGCTTCGATCAACCGGCCTTCTTCGTCACGATGGTCAATTCGCCCGCATCGTCGATCTGGGCGATCACCACGTCGCGAGATGAGAAGCCCTTGGCTTCGAGCGCGGATTTCGCGGCCGGCGCGCCTTCGATGGCCTTGCGAAGGCGCTCGAGCTGGTCTGCCGTGCGGGTCGCGAGAAGCTGATTGACCTGGATGCGGGTGTCCTCGGGAAGCTCGCCGAGTTCGACCACACTCACGGTCTTGATCGCAGGTGCTGGCGCGGGAGCCTGCGGGTTCGGCGCAGCGGGCGCCACCGCGGGAGGTTGGGCATTGGGAGCCTGGGCATTGGGAGCCTGGGCATTGGGAGCCTGGGCGCTAACGGGGCCGGCCAGAATGAAGGCGGTTCCTGCCGCCGCCAGCATGATCATGCGCATGACGTATCCTTCCATCGGTTGCGGATGAGCGCCGATCTAGCCGCGCGAATGGGCCCTGAAGCTGGACCGGATCGGGTCATTCCATGGCGATGTCGCGTTCGGAATGCGTTAGGCCGCATGAGACGGCACCGGCCGGCAACACAGCGCGATGCCGAAACCGCTATGATTTTTGCGACTGCATTGACGGCTGGCTAACCGATCAACGCGTCGACCCACGCAGCCCCGTCTACCCTATGGTAACGTCGCCTGGATACGTACGTTCCGTCATGGAGGCGTGGATGGCCGACGAGGTGCAGAACTATCTGACATCGGAGATCGAGACGCTGCGCAGCACCGTCTTGCGGGCTGGCGTGCTGAACGCCAAGGCGCTCGGCCCCAGCGCCGAGACGCATGTCGAAAACGTGCTGCGCTTCGTCGTGATCTCGCCTGAGCTGGAAGACGCCACCTATCTCGCCGTCATGCGCGTCGCTCTGTTTGCGCGCGCGCTCTACGCCCAGGCGCAGATCGCCGAGATCGAGCAGGCGCGGCGCGAGGCCCTCGCCGCGATCGACACTCTCGCCATCGTCGTGGACGGATCGGAGCGGATCGAGACGGGCGCGATGGCCAGACATCTCGATGCGGGCAGCATGCCCGAGCCGATGGCGCCGGTCGCCAACTGACGCCACCGCCGGATCGATGCTGAAGTTCCTTGTTCTTGCATCGGCTTTTCCCGAAAACCGAATTCCACTTTTCCGGCCGAGGCTCTAGCGCCGGCCCTGAAAGAAGCTGCGCAGCAGGTCCGCCGCCTCGCTCTCGCGCAGGCCGCCATAGACCTCCGGCGCATGGTGGCAGCTGGGGCTGGCGTAAAGCCTGACGCCGTTCTCGACCGCGCCGCCCTTGGGGTCGCCCGCGCCGAAATAGAGCCTGCGGATGCGGGCGAAGGAGATCGCGGCCGCGCACATCGGGCAGGGCTCGAGCGTGACGTGGAGATCGCAGCCGATCAGCCGCTCGGAACCGATCTCCTGGCAGGCCAGGCGCAGCGCCAGCATCTCGGCATGGGCGGTCGGGTCCTTCAGCTCCAGCGTGCGGTTGCCGGCACGGGCGAGCACGACGCCGTCCCGCGTCACGACGGCGCCGACCGGCACCTCGCCCCGCGCCGCCGCGGCCCGCGCCTCATCGAAGGCGAGCGCCATGGCGTCAGGCAGCTTGGCCCCAGACACCGGCATTGGGCGCGATTGCGGCATCGGACCTCCGTTTTGGCGCTCGCAGGCACGGGAGCGCTCTGCTACAAGCGCCGGCTATACCAAGAATTCGAGCCTGTCCCTTTCGCGAAAGTGCAAGTCACTTTCGGCGCGGCACGCTCAGGAGCGATCATGAGCGACGACAACAATCAGAAAAGCCGGGGCCCGCGCAAGGGCGGCGGAACCGGCGGCCGTGGTGGCGGATCGGGCGGCGGACGCGATGGCGGCGGCTTCGGCGGCAAAGGCTTCGGCGGCAAGGACCCGCGCTCCGGCGCGTCGGCAGGCGGCGAACGCAAGCCATTCCGGGGCCGCAGCGACAGTGCCGAGCGGCCGGCGCGCGCGGATGGCCCGGCGCGGCCGTTCCGGGCACGCCCCGAGGGCGAGCGCAGCTCCAGCAGGCCCCCGCGCGAGGGCGGCGAACGGCCGTTCCGGGCACGCCCCGACGGCGAACGCGGTTCGAGCCGGCCTCCGCGCGAGGGCTTCGCGCCGCGTGGCGAGCGTTCCGGCGGCGCGGGCGGCAAGCGTTTCGACCGTCCCCGCTCCGACAGGCCCGAGCGGCCACGTCGTTCGCGCGAGGAGGCGCCCGTTTCCGAAGCCAAGCTGCTGCCATCGCTGGTGCAGGAGCCCGAGCGCATCGCCAAGGTGATGGCGCGCGCCGGCGTCGCCTCGCGCCGCGACAGCGAGGCGATGATCGCCGAAGGCCGCGTCAGCGTGAACGGCAAGGTTCTGGAGAGCCCGGCGCTCGATGTCGGCCCCGACGATGTCGTGCTGATCGATGGCGAGCCCATGCCGGTGCGTGAGCGCACGCGGATGTGGCTCTACCACAAGCCTCGCGGCCTCGTGACGACCAACCACGATCCCGAAGGCCGGCCGACCGTGTTCGACGCGCTGCCGGAGGATCTGCCGCGCGTGCTGTCGATCGGACGGCTCGACATCAACACCGAAGGCCTCCTGCTCCTGACCAATGACGGCGGACTGGCCCGCATGCTGGAACTGCCCGAGACCGGCTGGCTGCGGCGCTACCGCGTGCGCGCCTTCGGCTCGGTGACGCAGGACAAGCTCGACACGCTCCGCGACGGCGTCACCATCGAGGGCATCTCCTACGGCCCGGTCGTGGCGCGCTTCGAGCGCCAGCAGGGCTCGAACACCTGGCTGACGGTCGACCTGCGCGAGGGCAAGAACCGTGAGGTCAAGACGGTGCTGGAGCATCTCGGCCTCGACGTGAACCGGCTGATCCGGGTCTCGTTCGGGCCATTCCAGCTCGGCGACCTGCCCGAGGGCGAGGCGGACGAGATTCGCTCGCGCGTGCTCAAGGACCAGCTCGGCGAGGAGCTGATGGCGAAGGCCGGCGTCGATTTCGAGGCGCCGCGCCGTGACGAACTCCCGGCCGCCCCGCCAAAACCTCGCCCAAGCCAGGCTGCGCCGAGCGGCGACGACCGGCCGCGCCGGCGCGAGTCGGGCGACCGCGACGGCAAGCCGGAGCGCGAGCGCTGGCAGAGCGACGCCGTCCGCACGCCCTCGCTCGACGACCGCAGCGACAAGCCGTGGAAGCGCACCGTCTGGCGCGATGCCGAGGCCGAGCCGCAGCGCGAGCGCAAGGCGCCGCCACGCCGCGGTGCCGATCCGAAGGCCGAGCGCCAGACACGCGAAGCCAGCGGCGAGGTCGTGCGCCGGCGCGGCAAGGCGATCGAGGACCCCAGCGGCCGCCGCGTGCTGGTCGAGCGCGTCAGCGCTTCTGCGCGCGAGGAAAGGGTTTCCCGCGAGGAGCGCCCTGCCCGTGAGGGCGTGAATCCCAAGCGCAGGCCCGACCGCCTGCCCCGCAGCGAGCGCGGCGCCGCACAGGCACGCCCGCCGCGCACGCAGGAACGCCCGGCGAGCCGCGAACGCCCGGTCCACCGCCCCCGCATCGAGGGTGGCGAGCGCGACCGGACGCAGGAGCGGCCCTGGCAGGACGCGGCACCACGCGCCGAGCGGCCGGAGCGCAGCCCCCGCGGCGACCGCCCCGAGCGCGCCCCGCGCGAGGGTGGCGAGCGCCCTCCCCGCCGCTTCAGCGAGCGGCCGGGCGAAGAACGCGGCGGCGACAGACGCCCGGCTGCGCGCGGTTTCGGCGACAAGCCCGGCGGTGCCGGAAAGAGCTATGCGGCGCGCTCCAGCGAACGACCGGCGGGACGAAGCGGCACGGGTGAACGCAGCGGCGGAAAATCCTTCGGAGGCAAATCCTTCGGCGGCAAGCCGTTCGGTGGCAAGCCCGGTGGCGGCGGTCGGCCGGGTGGCGGTCGTCCCTCCGGCGGCGGCAAGGGCCCGCGCTCCGGCGGCGGCCCTCGCTCCGGCGGCAAGCGCGACTGAGGGCTAGCCGATGCGGATCGTCGGCGGACGCTTGCGCGGGCGGGCTCTGGCCGGCCCGAAACCGGGGATCGGGAGCATCCGCCCGACCTCGGACCGGCTGCGCGAATCGCTCTTCAACGTGCTGGCCCATGCCTATGACGACCCGCTCGACGGGGCGCGCGTGCTCGACCTGTTCGCGGGCACTGGTGCGATGGCCTTTGAGGCGCTCTCGCGCGGCGCGGGCTTTGCGTTGCTGGTCGATGACGGGACGGAGGCGCGCGGGCTGATCCGCGAGAACCAGACGGCGCTTGGCCTCGCCGGCCACAGCCGCATCTTCCGGCGCGACGCGACCAAGCTCGGCGCGATCGGCCCGATGGCGCCCTTCGGCGTGGTCTTCTGCGACCCGCCCTATCGCAGGGGACTGGGTGAGACCGCGCTGCTCTCGGCCCGCGACGGCGGCTGGCTGGAGCCGGGCGCGCTGGTCGTGCTGGAGGAGGCCGGCGATGTCGAGATCGCGCTCCCCGCGGGCTTCCAGACGCTGGAACGCCGGACATATGGCGAGACGCAGGTGATCTTGCTGCGGGCGGCCGAGACCGCGAGGTCCTGAACAGGACCTCGCGGCGAAGCGGAAAAACAGGAACGCCGCCGAGAGGGCGGCATTCCCTGGTCATCCTCGCCCGACAGCGCAGAACAACGGCTTGTCGCGAAGGCGGCTCTCGCTAGGCCGCCTTTTTGCCTGCCTCGAACGGGATCTCGATGTCGACGGCCAGCGTCGAGACTTGGGCGCCGCGCTCCATCTTGACGCTGACCTTGTCACCGTCGATCTGTACGTGCTTTGCGATGGCGCGCAGGATTTCGTCCCGCAGCTTGACTAGGAGATCGGGTCCGCCCGCCGAAGCGCGCTCATGGGCGAGCAGCAGTTGCAGGCGATCCCGCGCGGCCGGGGCCGACTGGGAGCGGGTGAAGAAGCGACGGAGGTTCATGCCGCTTTCCTTCCGAACATCTTGCCGAAGAAGCCGCGCCTTTCGCCCGGAATGGTGATCGGCAGATCTTCGCCCTTGAGGCGGCGAGCCGCCTGGAAATAGGCAACGGCCGGCACGCTGCGCTCATCGGCAAGCGTCACGGGTGTGCCGAGATTGGAGGCCCGCAGAACCTCCATGCTTTCCGGGATGATACCGAGCAACGGGATCGACAGGATTTCGAGAACGTCGTCGACCTTCAGCATGTCGCCGCGCTCGGCCCGGGCCGGGTCGTAACGGGTGAGAAGCAGATGCTTCTCCATGCGCTCGCCGTTCTCGGCCTTGACCGTCTTGGAATCGAGCAGGCCGATGATGCGGTCGGAATCGCGCACGGAGGAGACCTCCGGATTGGTCACGACGATGGCCACGTCGGCATGGCGCATGGCCAGCGTCGCGCCGCGCTCGATGCCGGCCGGGCTGTCGCAGATCACCCAGTCGAAGACGCTCTTCAGGGCGGCGATGACCTTCTCGACGCCGTCCGCGGTGAGATTGTCCTTGTCGCGTGTCTGCGAGGCCGGCAGCAGATAGAGCGTCTCGAGCCGCTTGTCGCGGATCAGGGCCTGCGTCAGCTTGGCCTCGCCCTGGATCACGTTGACGAGGTCATAGACCACCCGCCGCTCGGCGCCCATGATCAGGTCGAGATTGCGCAGCCCGACGTCGAAATCCACCACCACGACCTTGTCGCCGGTCTGTGCAAGGGCCGCTCCGAGTGCGGCCGACGACGTCGTCTTGCCGACGCCGCCCTTGCCCGATGTGACCACGATGACCTTGCCCATAGACCTCTCCTGTTGATGTCGGATGCCGTCGGATCAGGCGAGTGATCCGGATTTGAAAGTGTCGCCTTCCAGCCAGAACTGGACGGCCTTGCCGCGCAGATCGGCCCCGAGGTCCTCGGCTGTCTTGTAGTAGCCGTCGATGGCGACCAATTCCGCTTCGAGCTTGCGGCAGAAGATCCGCGCTGAGGCGTTGCCCATCGTGCCGGCCATCGCGCGGCCTCTCAGCGTGCCGTAGACGTGGATCGATCCCCCGGCGATGACCTCGGCCCCGGATGCAACCGATCCGACGATGGTCACGTCGCCTTCGATGAAGATGAGCGATTGCCCCGAGCGCACGGGCTCGGTCACGACGATGGAGGGCGCGGCCTTCGCCGGCAGCAGAGCCGGAGCCGCGACGCTTTCGACGGTCGCAGATTGGGCCGCCGCTTCGGCGACGGGCGCCTCGATGTCGGAGGTCGGCCGACCATCGGCCATCGCCGGCGGCAGGCTCGAATCGAGCAGCGAGGGTCGCGCTCCTTCGATGCCCATGATTCGGACATGGCGTGTACCGAGCTTGTCGACGAGGTCGCGAAGCTGCGACCGATCGATCTCCAGCCCGCCGATATCGAGCACCACCGGCCGGCGCATGAAGAAGCCGGTGGACCGGGAGGCCAGATCGTCGAGGCGCGCCAGCCACTCCTCGAAGGGGAGTTCCGGGGTCAGCGCAAGCGCAAGGAAGCTTCGCCCCTTGAGGCGAATGGGCCGGGGTTGGGTTAACACGCTGGTCATCTTGGTAAATTTTCGGTTGATTCTGTGTAGGGCCGGATTGGTTAACAGAGGGTAAATCGCCCCGTCGTATCCCCGGGAGAGCACGCGCGGAAATTCTCCGCAGGAAAACAAAATACTCTTATCTTTCAATGTGATAATGATTTTCAAACGCGAATGCGATAACTCACGGCCTGTACCGCCGCCGACTTGCAACAGATGAACGCAGATCACGGCAGCTCCCGCTCACCGCCGCCCGAACAGCTTCTCGATATCGCTGAGCTTCAGTTCGACATAGGTCGGCCGGCCGTGGTTGCACTGGCCGGAATTCGGCGTGACCTCCATCTCGCGCAGCAGGGCGTCCATCTCCTCCGGGCGCAGGCGACGCCCGGCGCGGACGGAGTTGTGGCAGGCCATCGTCGCCAGCACATGATCGAGCCTGCGTTCGAGCGAGCCCGGTGTCGAACCCATCTGGCCATGCTCCGCCAAGGCGTCGGCGACGTCGCGGACGAGCTTCTGGAGATTGCCGCCGGCCAATTGCTGGGGCGCCTCCCGAACCAGCACGGCGCCCGGCCCGAAGGGCTCCAGCCGCAGGCCCAGCGTGTCCAGCTCTTCGCTCGCCGCATTCAGGCGATCGGCGTCGACGGGATCGAGTTCGACGACCTCCGGCAGCAGCAGCGGCTGACGGGCGATGCCGTTCTTCGCGCGTTCGGCCTTGAGCCGCTCATAGACCAGACGCTCATGGGCGGCGTGCTGGTCGACGATGACGACGCCCTCACGGGTCTGCGCGACGATATAGGTTTCGTGGAGCTGGGCCCGAGCGGCACCGAGCGGACGGTCGAGCGCATCCGGCGACGGCTCCGCGACATGGGCGCGGGCATCGGCCGAGGACACGTTGAAGCCGGCGAAGCCCGGCTGCGGGCGAGCCTCGAAGCCTGCCGCAGGCGTGGCCCAGGCCGGCGTGCCGGGCAGGTTCGGACGCATCGGGGCATTCGGGTTGCCGGTGCCCGCAAAGACGGCGCGGAAGGCCTCCAGGGTCCGGGCACCGCCGGTCGTCGTGGCACGGTGGCCGGCTTCGGCGAGCGCGCCCTTCAGGCCAGAGACGACGAGACCGCGCACCAGCGTCGGATCGCGGAAGCGGACCTCGCTCTTGGCCGGGTGAACGTTGACGTCGACGAGGCGCGGATCGCAGGCGACGTCGAGGAAGAGCACGGGATGCCGGTCGGAGGGCACGACATCGGCATAGGCGCCACGCACCGCCGAGAGCAGGAGCTTGTCGCGCACCGGGCGGCCGTTGACCGCGAGATGCACGCCGGCCGAGGTGCCGCGATGGAAGGTCGGCAGGCCGGCAAAGCCGGTGACGCGGAAGCCCTCGCGCGCCGCATCGAGCCTGAGCGCATTTTCCGGGAAATCGCGCCCGAGCGCCCGGCCGAGCCGGCGCAGCTGGCCGTCCTCGCCCAGGGCCTCGGCCGGCCAGTCGAACGGGGAGACATGCTCGCCCTCCAGCGAAAAGCGGATCGCCGGATGGGCGATGGCGAGACGGCGCAGCATCTCCGAGACGGCCTGCGCCTCGGCCCGGTCGCTCTTCAGGAATTTGAGGCGCGCCGGGGTGAAGGCGAAGAGATCGCTGACCTCGATGCGCGTGCCGGGTGCGGCGGCGACAGGACGCACGACGCCCTTCTCGCCGGCCTCGACGACGAGGCCTGCTCCTTGCGGCGCGTCATGGCGGCGGGTCGCAATCGAGAGCCGCGCGACGGAGCCGATCGAGGGCAGCGCCTCGCCACGAAAACCGAGCGTGTCGATCGCGAAGAGATCGCCATCCGGGAGCTTCGAGGTGGCATGGCGCTCGACGGCCAGCGCCAGATCCTCCGGCGTTATGCCGGCGCCGTCATCGACGACGCGGATCAGCTCGCGCCCGCCGGCCGCAATCGTGACCGAGATGGCACGCGCGCCGGCGTCGATCGCGTTCTCGACCAGCTCCTTCACGGCGGCAGCCGGCCGCTCGATCACCTCGCCGGCGGCGATGCGGTCGACCAGGACGGGATCGAGGCGGCGGACGGACATGAAGGTTCCGGGGCGGAGAGGTCAGCGGCGGCGAATCGTGCTGCTGCTGTCAGCGACAATAGCGGGTGGGAGCTTTTGTCGCTCGCCATCCGCGCCGTCATCCCGGACAAGCCGCGTCAGCGGCGCCGATCCGGGATCCATACCGGAGCATTTGCAGGTTAGGTTCCGGAATGGGTCCCGGGTCTCCCTGCGGTCGCCCGGGATGACTCGCGCTTTTCAAATCATGCCGCGCATGACCGTTCCGGCCAATTCAAACCAGATCGACCGGCCGCCCGACGGCCTGCACCAGCAGGCGCGGATCGCCGAAGAGGCGCCCCGCCACGCGCTTGACGTCGGACAGCGTCACGGCCGCGAAGAGTTCGTTGCGCTGCGCCAGGAAGTCCGGCTCGAAACCGTTGATCGCGAGGCCGAGCAGTTCGGAGGCGATCTTCGGCGAGGTGTCGAAGCGCAGCGGATAGGAGCCGATGATGTAGCGCTTGGCCTCGGCGACCTCGTCCTCGCTCGGCCCCTCGTTGGCGAGCTTGGCCATCTCCTCGCGGATCACGGTCATCGACTCGGCCGCACGGTCGTTGCGGGTCGCGGTGCCGCCGACCAGCATGGCGCTCTCGCGCAGCGGCATCAGGCTCGACGAGACGCCATAGGCGAGGCCGCGCTTCTCGCGGACTTCGAGGAACAGGCGCGAGGTGAAGGCGGAACCGCCGAGGATGTGATTCAGCACGCTGCCGGCGATGAAGTCCGGATCATGCCGCATCAGGCCGGGGCCGACGAAGCGCAGCACCGTCTGCGGCACGTCGAGATCGATGACATGGGTCTGGCCGAGGCCCTGGATCGGCAGGGGCTCGCCCGGCAGCGCGCGCGGCAGGCCCTCCGGCAGCGCGCCGAAAAGCTGGTCGAGGCGGCGCGACAGTTCGTCGGCCGTGATGTCACCGACGACGACGACCTTCAGCCCGGCGCGGGCAAGCAGGCCGCGCGAGAGCGCCTTCAGGCCGGCAGCTTCAAGCCGCGAGACGCTGTCGACATCGCCCTTCTCGGGACGGGCGTAGGGGTGGCCAGCAAAGGCCGCCGCATAGAGCGCGTTGCGGCAGAGCGTCTCGGGGTTCTGCGCCTGGCGCTGCAGGCCGGAAATGACCTGCCCCTTCACCCGCGCCACGGCATCGGCATCGAAGCGCGGCGCGTTGACGGCGAGCGCGAGCAGCTCGAAGGCCGTGTCTCGATGGCTCGACAGCGTCTGGATATGGCCATGGAAATCGTCGCGGCGCGCGTCGAAGCCGAGGCTGATCGCGTGGTCGGCGAGCTTGCCGTGAAAAGCTTCGGCGTCGAGATCGCCGGCGCCCTCGTCGAGCAGGCCGGAGACCAGATAGGCGCTGCCGGCGGCGTTGTCGGGATCGCGCGTGGCGCCGCCATCGAAGGCGAAGTCGACCGCGATCAGCGGCAGGCTGTGCTCCTCGACCAGCCAGGCCTCGATGCCCGCGGCGGAGCGGACCTTCTGGACGGCGACGGAGGGGCCGGCGAGGCTGGTGGCGGCAGCGGGGATGGGTGCGTTCATGTCATGTCATGTCCTGACGGCAGGCCGGCGAAGCGACCCTGTCCAGAAGGGAGCGGCTGATTCAGGCCGACGGCAGCAGCAGGCCGGTGACGCAGCGGTCCGGCCTCAGATAGCGGCGCACGGCCTCGATAACGGCCTCGCGCGGCACGGCCTCGATCCGGGCGGGCCAGGCCAGCACGTCCTCGACGCTTTCGCCGACGGCGAGCGAGGCGCCAAAGATGCGGGCGAGCGAGGACTGGCTGTCACGGGCGAAGATCGTCTCGGCGACAAGCCGCGTACGGGCGCGGGCGAGTTCGAGCTCGCTCGGCCCCTCGCTCAGGAAGGTGGCGAGCGCAGCGTCGAGGCCGGCCTCCAGAGTCGCCATCTCGACGCCGGGGCGCGGGCTCGCCGAGACCTGGAAGGCAGCGCGATCGACCATCGAACCCATGAAATAGGCGCTGGCGCCCGCGGCGAGTTCGTCCTCGACGCAGAGCTTGCGGTAAAGCCGCGAGGTGGTGCCGCCGCCCAAGATCTCGGCCGCGATCTCGAGCGCGAAGACCTCCGTCGAGTCACCGCTGAGATAGGTCGGAGTCAGCCAGCCGCGCCGCAGCGAAGGCTGGCGCACGCGCGGATCGGAGAGCGAGACGCGGCGCGCGGCACGCGGATCGGGCTCGGCCGGACGCTTGCGGACGGGTGTCTCGCCGCGCGCTGGAATGGCGCCATAGGTTTCCTCGGCGAGG contains:
- a CDS encoding DUF882 domain-containing protein; translation: MTVALPVFAHADSAIKQVSFQPQVRGLGCLKPDTVAMIKELTDRIGAIQITSTCGGRHARHSQHYRGKAIDFRPLATSARKAVAVAKTLDATGGVGSYPNGIVHVDVGDRELSWFGHKRASRRYAYNARR
- the minE gene encoding cell division topological specificity factor MinE, which gives rise to MNLRRFFTRSQSAPAARDRLQLLLAHERASAGGPDLLVKLRDEILRAIAKHVQIDGDKVSVKMERGAQVSTLAVDIEIPFEAGKKAA
- the rsmD gene encoding 16S rRNA (guanine(966)-N(2))-methyltransferase RsmD; the protein is MRIVGGRLRGRALAGPKPGIGSIRPTSDRLRESLFNVLAHAYDDPLDGARVLDLFAGTGAMAFEALSRGAGFALLVDDGTEARGLIRENQTALGLAGHSRIFRRDATKLGAIGPMAPFGVVFCDPPYRRGLGETALLSARDGGWLEPGALVVLEEAGDVEIALPAGFQTLERRTYGETQVILLRAAETARS
- a CDS encoding pseudouridine synthase, which codes for MSDDNNQKSRGPRKGGGTGGRGGGSGGGRDGGGFGGKGFGGKDPRSGASAGGERKPFRGRSDSAERPARADGPARPFRARPEGERSSSRPPREGGERPFRARPDGERGSSRPPREGFAPRGERSGGAGGKRFDRPRSDRPERPRRSREEAPVSEAKLLPSLVQEPERIAKVMARAGVASRRDSEAMIAEGRVSVNGKVLESPALDVGPDDVVLIDGEPMPVRERTRMWLYHKPRGLVTTNHDPEGRPTVFDALPEDLPRVLSIGRLDINTEGLLLLTNDGGLARMLELPETGWLRRYRVRAFGSVTQDKLDTLRDGVTIEGISYGPVVARFERQQGSNTWLTVDLREGKNREVKTVLEHLGLDVNRLIRVSFGPFQLGDLPEGEADEIRSRVLKDQLGEELMAKAGVDFEAPRRDELPAAPPKPRPSQAAPSGDDRPRRRESGDRDGKPERERWQSDAVRTPSLDDRSDKPWKRTVWRDAEAEPQRERKAPPRRGADPKAERQTREASGEVVRRRGKAIEDPSGRRVLVERVSASAREERVSREERPAREGVNPKRRPDRLPRSERGAAQARPPRTQERPASRERPVHRPRIEGGERDRTQERPWQDAAPRAERPERSPRGDRPERAPREGGERPPRRFSERPGEERGGDRRPAARGFGDKPGGAGKSYAARSSERPAGRSGTGERSGGKSFGGKSFGGKPFGGKPGGGGRPGGGRPSGGGKGPRSGGGPRSGGKRD
- a CDS encoding pitrilysin family protein yields the protein MNAPIPAAATSLAGPSVAVQKVRSAAGIEAWLVEEHSLPLIAVDFAFDGGATRDPDNAAGSAYLVSGLLDEGAGDLDAEAFHGKLADHAISLGFDARRDDFHGHIQTLSSHRDTAFELLALAVNAPRFDADAVARVKGQVISGLQRQAQNPETLCRNALYAAAFAGHPYARPEKGDVDSVSRLEAAGLKALSRGLLARAGLKVVVVGDITADELSRRLDQLFGALPEGLPRALPGEPLPIQGLGQTHVIDLDVPQTVLRFVGPGLMRHDPDFIAGSVLNHILGGSAFTSRLFLEVREKRGLAYGVSSSLMPLRESAMLVGGTATRNDRAAESMTVIREEMAKLANEGPSEDEVAEAKRYIIGSYPLRFDTSPKIASELLGLAINGFEPDFLAQRNELFAAVTLSDVKRVAGRLFGDPRLLVQAVGRPVDLV
- the minD gene encoding septum site-determining protein MinD, with the translated sequence MGKVIVVTSGKGGVGKTTSSAALGAALAQTGDKVVVVDFDVGLRNLDLIMGAERRVVYDLVNVIQGEAKLTQALIRDKRLETLYLLPASQTRDKDNLTADGVEKVIAALKSVFDWVICDSPAGIERGATLAMRHADVAIVVTNPEVSSVRDSDRIIGLLDSKTVKAENGERMEKHLLLTRYDPARAERGDMLKVDDVLEILSIPLLGIIPESMEVLRASNLGTPVTLADERSVPAVAYFQAARRLKGEDLPITIPGERRGFFGKMFGRKAA
- the mutL gene encoding DNA mismatch repair endonuclease MutL, which gives rise to MSVRRLDPVLVDRIAAGEVIERPAAAVKELVENAIDAGARAISVTIAAGGRELIRVVDDGAGITPEDLALAVERHATSKLPDGDLFAIDTLGFRGEALPSIGSVARLSIATRRHDAPQGAGLVVEAGEKGVVRPVAAAPGTRIEVSDLFAFTPARLKFLKSDRAEAQAVSEMLRRLAIAHPAIRFSLEGEHVSPFDWPAEALGEDGQLRRLGRALGRDFPENALRLDAAREGFRVTGFAGLPTFHRGTSAGVHLAVNGRPVRDKLLLSAVRGAYADVVPSDRHPVLFLDVACDPRLVDVNVHPAKSEVRFRDPTLVRGLVVSGLKGALAEAGHRATTTGGARTLEAFRAVFAGTGNPNAPMRPNLPGTPAWATPAAGFEARPQPGFAGFNVSSADARAHVAEPSPDALDRPLGAARAQLHETYIVAQTREGVVIVDQHAAHERLVYERLKAERAKNGIARQPLLLPEVVELDPVDADRLNAASEELDTLGLRLEPFGPGAVLVREAPQQLAGGNLQKLVRDVADALAEHGQMGSTPGSLERRLDHVLATMACHNSVRAGRRLRPEEMDALLREMEVTPNSGQCNHGRPTYVELKLSDIEKLFGRR
- a CDS encoding pitrilysin family protein gives rise to the protein MHSQQPKAAQPVESFQLANGMDVVVVTDHRAPVVTHMVWYRNGSADDPAGKSGIAHFLEHLMFKGTAKWPAGEFSRIVAGYGGQENAFTSFDYTAYFQRVPKEHLRAMMDYEADRMTGLAFDESVVGPERDVVLEERKMRVDSDPAAQLGEEFSSALFVHHPYGTPIIGWEHEIEELNRDDAFAYYQRFYTPENAILVVAGDTDATTVRRLAEETYGAIPARGETPVRKRPAEPDPRAARRVSLSDPRVRQPSLRRGWLTPTYLSGDSTEVFALEIAAEILGGGTTSRLYRKLCVEDELAAGASAYFMGSMVDRAAFQVSASPRPGVEMATLEAGLDAALATFLSEGPSELELARARTRLVAETIFARDSQSSLARIFGASLAVGESVEDVLAWPARIEAVPREAVIEAVRRYLRPDRCVTGLLLPSA
- the minC gene encoding septum site-determining protein MinC, producing the protein MTSVLTQPRPIRLKGRSFLALALTPELPFEEWLARLDDLASRSTGFFMRRPVVLDIGGLEIDRSQLRDLVDKLGTRHVRIMGIEGARPSLLDSSLPPAMADGRPTSDIEAPVAEAAAQSATVESVAAPALLPAKAAPSIVVTEPVRSGQSLIFIEGDVTIVGSVASGAEVIAGGSIHVYGTLRGRAMAGTMGNASARIFCRKLEAELVAIDGYYKTAEDLGADLRGKAVQFWLEGDTFKSGSLA
- a CDS encoding nucleoside deaminase, whose amino-acid sequence is MALAFDEARAAAARGEVPVGAVVTRDGVVLARAGNRTLELKDPTAHAEMLALRLACQEIGSERLIGCDLHVTLEPCPMCAAAISFARIRRLYFGAGDPKGGAVENGVRLYASPSCHHAPEVYGGLRESEAADLLRSFFQGRR